The following are encoded together in the Lactuca sativa cultivar Salinas chromosome 1, Lsat_Salinas_v11, whole genome shotgun sequence genome:
- the LOC111889752 gene encoding respiratory burst oxidase homolog protein C has protein sequence MQKMSTDDGRNGLPEITLNVRDDSVAVQSVKTAGGADVDDSEQLNVLAKGSEKRSSVVKNASSRIRQVSSDLKRLTTFSKPKRQPLSRLDRSKPVATYALKGLKFISKTDGATPWADLEKRFDRLTAATNGLLPRSLFGECIGMNKESKEFAGELFNSLALRRNITGDSINKAQLKEFWDQISDQSFDSRLQTFFDMVDRDGDGRVTEDEVRKIISLSASANNLANIKKQADEYAAMIMEELDPENLGYIMIENLEMLLLQAQTHNVIGENRNLSEMLNQKLKTTRSGNPIRRWYGDFRFFLLDNWQRCWVIVLWTAVMVALFTWKYIQYKNRAVYKVLGVCVCIAKGSAETLKLNMALILLPVCRNTITWLRNKTRLGVAVPFDDNLNFHKVIGVAISIGVGLHAISHLTCDFPRLIHATEEEYKPMEQFFGDQAKNYWHFVKEVEGYTGIIMLVLMMIAFTLATPWLRRNRLKLPLVLKKVTGFNAFWYTHHLFVIVYTLLIVHGIKLYLTKEWYKKTTWMYLAVPISIYACERLIRAFRSSGETVKILKAVNYPGNVLALHMSKPQGFKYKSGQYMFVKCAAVSPFEWHPFSITSAPGDDYLSVHIRSLGDWTGQLKTVFSEPLANGKSGLDGQGENPNYPKVLIDGPYGAPSQDYKKYDVVLLVGLGIGATPMISIVKDIVNNMKAKEEDVSALENGTLVQKNKSGPTSAYFYWVTREQGSFDWFKGIMNEAAEMDKNGIIEMHNYCTSVYEEGDARSALITMLQSLYHAKKGVDVVSDTRVKTHFAKPDWPEVYKHIALKHTGSRIGVFYCGAPAPTQKLKQLAHDFSHKTSTKFDFHKENF, from the exons ATGCAAAAGATGAGTACGGATGACGGAAGAAATGGGTTGCCGGAGATCACTTTGAATGTCCGCGACGATTCGGTGGCAGTACAGAGCGTGAAGACGGCCGGCGGAGCTGACGTGGACGACTCGGAGCAGCTGAATGTGTTAGCTAAAGGATCGGAGAAGAGGTCGTCGGTGGTGAAAAATGCATCGTCGAGGATCCGGCAGGTGTCGTCAGACTTGAAGCGGTTGACTACCTTCTCGAAACCGAAACGACAACCCTTGAGTCGGTTAGACAGGAGTAAGCCCGTCGCAACTTATGCTCTCAAGGGGCTCAAGTTCATTAGCAAGACCGACGGAGCTACACCGTGGGCCGACTTAGAGAAGCGATTTGACCGTCTCACCGCCGCCACCAATGGCCTGCTTCCACGGTCGCTTTTCGGGGAATGCATTG GCATGAACAAAGAGTCCAAAGAGTTCGCTGGAGAGCTGTTTAATTCACTAGCTCTAAGGAGGAACATAACTGGTGACTCCATTAACAAAGCACAACTGAAGGAGTTTTGGGACCAAATTTCTGATCAGAGTTTCGATTCAAGGCTACAGACATTCTTTGACAT GGTTGATAGAGATGGAGATGGTAGGGTCACAGAAGATGAAGTCAGAAAG ATTATTAGCCTTAGTGCTTCAGCAAACAATTTAGCGAATATTAAAAAACAAGCTGACGAATACGCTGCGATGATCATGGAAGAGTTAGACCCGGAAAATCTCGGTTACATCATG ATTGAGAATTTGGAGATGCTATTGTTACAAGCACAAACACACAACGTGATAGGAGAAAACCGAAACCTGAGCGAAATGTTAAACCAAAAGCTGAAAACGACACGAAGTGGTAATCCAATCAGGAGATGGTATGGAGATTTCAGGTTCTTTTTACTGGATAATTGGCAGAGATGTTGGGTGATTGTACTTTGGACAGCTGTGATGGTTGCTTTGTTTACATGGAAATACATTCAGTACAAGAACCGAGCAGTATATAAAGTGCTTGGTGTTTGTGTCTGTATCGCTAAAGGATCAGCGGAGACATTAAAGTTAAACATGGCCCTTATTCTGTTACCTGTTTGTCGAAACACGATTACTTGGCTTAGGAACAAGACCCGGTTGGGTGTTGCTGTTCCATTCGATGATAATCTCAATTTCCACAAA GTAATTGGGGTGGCGATTTCGATTGGAGTTGGGTTACATGCGATTTCGCATTTAACATGTGATTTCCCGAGGCTAATTCACGCGACAGAGGAAGAGTATAAACCGATGGAACAGTTTTTCGGGGATCAAGCTAAGAATTATTGGCATTTTGTGAAGGAAGTTGAAGGGTATACTGGAATCATAATGTTAGTGCTAATGATGATTGCTTTTACACTGGCAACACCATGGTTAAGACGAAACAGGCTCAAACTACCATTGGTTTTAAAGAAAGTCACTGGATTTAATGCGTTTTGGTACACCCATCATCTATTTGTTATCGTCTACACGCTGCTCATAGTTCATGGTATCAAACTTTACCTCACAAAGGAATGGTACAAGAAAACG ACATGGATGTACTTGGCCGTACCAATCTCGATCTATGCTTGTGAGAGATTAATAAGAGCGTTTCGATCTAGTGGAGAGACAGTCAAAATACTTAAG GCTGTGAATTATCCTGGAAATGTGTTGGCACTTCATATGTCGAAGCCACAAGGCTTCAAATACAAGAGTGGGCAATACATGTTTGTCAAATGTGCAGCTGTCTCCCCATTTGAATG GCACCCATTTTCCATCACATCTGCTCCTGGTGATGACTACCTCAGCGTTCATATCCGGAGTCTCGGAGATTGGACTGGACAACTAAAAACAGTCTTTTCAGAG CCTCTAGCTAATGGAAAAAGTGGACTTGATGGCCAAGGTGAAAATCCAAA TTATCCAAAAGTTTTAATTGACGGTCCATATGGAGCACCATCACAAGACTACAAGAAATACGACGTGGTGTTACTAGTGGGGTTAGGAATTGGAGCAACCCCTATGATTAGTATTGTGAAAGATATTGTGAATAACATGAAAGCCAAAGAAGAGGATGTGAGTGCCTTGGAAAATGGTACACTAGTACAAAAGAATAAATCAGGACCAACAAGTGCTTACTTCTATTGGGTGACTAGGGAACAGGGTTCTTTCGACTGGTTTAAAGGCATTATGAACGAGGCTGCTGAAATGGATAAAAATGGTATCATTGAGATGCATAATTATTGCACAAGTGTTTATGAGGAAGGTGACGCCAGGTCTGCTCTAATTACTATGCTTCAGTCACTTTATCATGCTAAAAAGGGTGTTGATGTTGTCTCGGATACTCGTGTTAAGACTCATTTTGCAAAACCCGACTGGCCCGAGGTGTACAAGCACATCGCTCTTAAACATACTGGTTCCAGAATAG GGGTGTTCTATTGTGGAGCGCCAGCACCAACACAAAAGCTGAAACAACTAGCTCATGATTTCTCACACAAGACGTCAACCAAATTTGACTTTCACAAAGAGAACTTCTAG